In Solanum pennellii chromosome 7, SPENNV200, the following are encoded in one genomic region:
- the LOC107024225 gene encoding transcription factor RF2b-like — translation MQDPSNPNSIKFPTTTFSAAFRPSHHRRAQSEVNFRLPEDLDLVSDPFDAPAGSFEEIGSEDDFFSTYMDIEKLAGGSNPTDIDAGAARVGVESSDGEKKPRHRHSNSVDSSSLLMTESIEAKKAMAPDKLAELWTIDPKRAKRILANRQSAARSKERKTRYISELERKVQTLQAEATTLSTQLTLFQRDTTGLTNENTELKLRLQAMEQQAQLRDALNEALKQEVERLKIATGQISASSDAYSSGMQQIQYNRPAFFPHQTQPGPSESHNIQMSQFHHLQDSISNPRHPLLSGNAQALADAMQQDPLCRFQGLDISSRGSHLVKTEAPSISASESSTTF, via the exons ATGCAAGATCCGTCAAATCCAAACTCCATTAAGTTTCCGACGACAACGTTTTCAGCTGCATTCCGTCCATCTCACCACCGACGAGCTCAGTCGGAGGTCAATTTCCGGTTGCCGGAGGATCTAGATCTGGTATCCGACCCATTCGATGCTCCGGCAGGAAGTTTCGAGGAGATCGGGTCGGAGGATGATTTCTTCTCTACTTATATGGATATTGAGAAGCTCGCCGGTGGATCTAATCCCACTGATATCGATGCTGGTGCTGCTCGAGTGGGAGTTGAGAGTAGTGATGGAGAGAAGAAGCCACGTCATAGGCATAGTAATTCTGTCGATAGTTCAAGTTTGTTGATGACGGAGAGTATTGAAGCTAAGAAAGCTATGGCTCCTGATAAATTAGCTGAACTATGGACTATTGATCCAAAACGTGCCAAAAG GATTTTGGCGAATCGACAGTCTGCTGCTCGTTCTAAAGAGAGAAAGACTCGTTATATATCTGAACTTGAGAGAAAAGTTCAGACCCTTCAAGCAGAAGCGACCACTCTTTCTACACAACTGACCCTTTTCCAG AGGGATACAACTGGGCTAACTAATGAGAATACAGAGCTTAAGCTCCGGTTACAAGCAATGGAACAACAAGCTCAATTACGTGATG CTCTGAACGAAGCACTGAAACAGGAAGTTGAAAGACTTAAAATAGCTACAGGGCAGATATCAGCTTCCTCAGATGCATACAGTTCAGGAATGCAGCAAATTCAATATAACCGTCCAGCATTCTTTCCTCATCAGACGCAGCCAGGGCCAAGCGAATCACACAACATACAGATGTCGCAGTTTCACCACCTCCAGGACAGCATATCTAATCCGCGTCACCCTCTACTTTCAGGCAATGCACAGGCTCTGGCAGACGCAATGCAACAAGATCCCCTCTGTCGTTTTCAGGGTCTTGATATTAGTAGCAGGGGCTCTCATCTCGTAAAGACTGAAGCACCCTCCATTTCTGCCAGTGAAAGCAGCACTACATTCTAA
- the LOC107026307 gene encoding transcription activator GLK1, with protein MLVVSPFSNTTARDERGNEMESFAIGGGGGGGDDFPDFMGENLLDSIDFDDLFVGINDGDVLPDLEMDTEILAEFSVSSGDESDVNNYSSSNNNNNTFITTAIKNVERKEEIEKTGSFSASDVGSGLTTSLNQGEEIVSTQKSKESTQQVNRNIITPKESDKGKKSSKNNNLPGKRKVKVDWTPELHRRFVQAVEQLGVDKAVPSRILEIMGIDCLTRHNIASHLQKYRSHRKHLLAREVEAASWSHRRQLYGGAPMVGGGGGKREMNPWPAPTIGFPPPPPLPPPMAPPMPHHFRPLHVWGHPSVDQSYMHMWPKHLAPSPSPQHPSPAWAPPPPHLHPPPPSDPSFWHPHHQRVQNSLTPGTPYFPAPTRYPVPGIPPVSSHGMYKVDQSNIGVRSTATLPAQPLPKPPCDFHPSKESIDAAIGDVLSKPWLPLPLGLKPPAVDSVLGELQRQGVPKIPPTCA; from the exons atgctaGTTGTGTCACCTTTTAGTAACACAACGGCGAGAGATGAAAGAGGTAATGAGATGGAAAGTTTCGCGATAGGAGGAGGTGGAGGTGGAGGAGATGATTTTCCCGATTTTATGGGGGAGAATTTGCTCGATAGCATTGATTTCGATGACCTTTTTGTTGGGATTAACGATGGAGATGTACTTCCCGATTTGGAAATGGATACTGAAATCCTCGCAGAATTTTCTGTAAGCAGTGGTGATGAGTCTGATGTGAACAATTATAgcagtagtaataataataataatacttttaTTACTACTGCTATAAAAAAtgtagaaagaaaagaagaaattgaaaaaacagGCTCGTTTTCAGCTTCGGATGTAGGTTCGGGTTTAACAACGAGCCTAAATCAAGGAGAAGAAATTGTTAGTACTCAAAAAAGTAAAGAATCTACGCAACAAGTGAATCGGAATATAATTACCCCTAAAGAAAGTGATAAAGGTAAAAAGTCATCCAAGAATAATAATCTTCCAGGCAAGAGGAAAGTAAAG GTGGACTGGACACCAGAATTGCACAGAAGATTTGTACAAGCTGTAGAGCAACTAGGTGTAGATAAGGCAGTCCCATCAAGAATTTTGGAGATTATGGGAATTGATTGTCTCACTCGTCATAATATTGCAAGTCATCTtcaa AAATATCGATCCCATAGGAAACATTTGCTTGCAAGAGAAGTGGAGGCAGCGAGTTGGAGCCACAGGAGGCAACTCTATGGAGGTGCCCCTATGGTTGGAGGGGGCGGAGGAAAGAGAGAGATGAATCCGTGGCCTGCACCAACCATTGGGTTTccacctcctcctcctcttccgCCCCCTATGGCACCTCCAATGCCTCATCATTTTAGACCCTTGCATGTATGGGGTCATCCGTCTGTCGACCAATCATATATGCACATGTGGCCTAAACATCTAGCACCTTCGCCGTCTCCACAACATCCATCACCAGCATGggctcctcctcctcctcatctTCATCCTCCACCTCCTTCGGATCCTTCTTTTTGGCATCCACACCATCAACGG GTACAAAATTCTCTTACACCAGGAACTCCTTACTTTCCAGCACCAACG AGATATCCGGTACCAGGCATACCACCCGTATCGTCGCATGGTATGTACAAAGTAGACCAATCTAATATTGGAGTTCGAAGTACCGCTACTCTCCCAGCACAACCTCTACCTAAACCTCCGTGTGACTTTCATCCT TCAAAGGAGAGCATAGATGCAGCCATTGGAGATGTTTTATCAAAGCCATGGCTACCACTTCCCCTAGGACTCAAACCTCCGGCCGTCGATAGCGTGCTCGGTGAATTACAACGTCAAGGGGTACCTAAAATACCACCAACTTGTGCATAG